TgggttcctgctctgcaggcttCACAAAAGCAGGCCATGTCTTCCAGGCATCTCTTTTACCTCAGGTAAAGGTTGTACAGAAAGAAGCAGCAGACCAGCCTGCCTTACATAGCAGAATTTATTGCAGTGAGCAGCTGAGGGTGGTTGCACCAGCTCACATGTAACCAGAGATTTGACTCTGCCAGTTTCCTGAGCATCCGCAGTCCCTGTCCTTGGAGGTGTGATCCGCTGTCCACCCCTCAGGGAAGGAAAGCTGACAGAGTAAATTAGGAAGGTTATGCAGAAAGCTGCTAAGGTATAATATTAATGCCAGGGGACAGAATGAAGTAGTGCAGAGGGAAGACAATATGTGGATAAAAACACATGtacattacatatatatatatatatatataaatatatatatcgCTACCAATTGTCTTGAATAAACAAAACACTGCCCCAATTTCAATCCATCCTTgaacaaattttcttttttttaaatttcataatGTTTAGAgcactcttttcttttttttttttttcttttttttttttttttttttttagctgtctAGGTACTTCAAGCATAAATGCAAAAGCAACAGAGGAGAAGAGGgtttgtgtgttgtttttttcttttgttctgctGGGTATTTTTAGTTTCACTAGGAGCCgcttgggaaaaaagaaacaaaaccaaaaccaaaaataaccagaaaaaccAAGATAATTCAAAGTCTTTTTTTACAGTCATGAAAAGCAGTACACAAATGCTGGGATCATCTAAAAGGACTCCTTAAACACactttttgggatttatttatttattgttgcTATACAGCAAATTTTATAACAGAGTAATCAGAAGAGTGTACCAGAAGCTGATTGCTATCTATGCAAGAGTGTTTGCACGCTTCTATCTTTACAAATGATCCTACTGTGATGCATATTTAATGTGATTATATTACATGAAAATACTGAACTTTCCCACTAATTGGAGCAGGAGGCAGGTGTTCTTCTTTCTTCACAGCGAGCATCCCAGGATCAGATCCATCACATTTACACACACTGTGACATTCTTCTTCCATAACCCTCCTGTATTTTGCAGAAGAGGATAAGAGATCTAGTGATGATTCTAAGGCATGCAGTGGTTTTCTTGAAATTAATCCCTATTTTCCAAATATTGTGTGCTAGGGATTCAGGTGGAAGGAAATAAGACAGGGTCTTCTGGTGAAGCTCAAAATACGATAAAAGTTGTTTGAAGAGAGACTTTATTGATGAAAGGAAGAAAGTTAATGGAAGCTCAACAAGTGGGATAATCCAAGCCTTGGTGCTCCAGCTGGTTGGGACACAACAGAAGATGCCAGTCCAGAtgctttccttctctccttcccagGCACAGTTTCTTTCTCCTGCGGGGTTTGTAGTGTTCCAAGCAAAGGAGCAGAGACCTTCCCACGGTCAGTACCTGCCAAAGAAGCGGTTGTAGGCCAGGGCAAACCCCACTTGGTCGGAGAGATAGTCACAGGGGGGGTAGTTCTCACAGCGCTCGTGCATCTGCTCCATCGGGCTTTTGTAGTACTCCAGGTACCTGCAGGAGACACAGACACCACTCTGCAGGTTCAGCccaggcactgggcactgctcaTACACCTGACACTGACAGGAAAGAAGTGATCCTCTGGAGCAATGCTCCCTGCAATCCTCCAGGGAgacccagcagagcactggTCATGCTGAGTTAAACATCTGCTTGCACAGAGTTAGGCTGCTTGATCAATGCTGGGAAATATGGGATTGAACCCAAATTAAATCAATTGCTCTTGAGGTTTTATCAGCAAAGGATACCACAGAAGCTGTAAGGATCTGGCTTGTTTTTTTGTCTTCAATTTCATTCCCCACCTACACAggaaattttttcctttgttatttatttaattatatatttattttattatttcctgcttACCTTTATTTTTGCCCACTAGCCATTATTTTCCTTTAGCTTAAACAGTTCTCTCTAACAATCCTCACGTCTGTTGTATACAGGAGCATTATCTCACgtagttttttcttttcttttttgccagGCTAAGAAAGtccaaatatttttactgtACATCCAAAGTGTACAGTCTTAGCTGTACACTTTGAATGTCATTCTCAATTCCTCTTCTATGTTTGGTTAATCTTTCCTGAAGACTGTATACACCATCACAGAAATTCCACCAGTACCTCATGAATTTTTACTTCATTTCTGTATCGGAAAGAGTAGCTTAACAACCTCTTCCATGAAACGTATGAAGAACTTCCTTGCATTGCCTGAAATTTCTCAAATAGCTGGGATTCTCCAAATCTTTGTGCCTCCTTTTTGGCACGAGCAAATATATGTTCTACAGCTTCAGAAAGAACAGCCAAGCTGATCGAGTCTTATTCCTGCAACAAAGCTGTTGTGGGAAAAGCTGTTCCTCTGTGGGAAACCAGAGGCAATGACCAAGGCTCTGTGATTTTCATTATCCTAAAAATTCCTTCTGATGACCCTGTAGGTTGGAGCAGCTTCTAACTTGTATCCCACTGTCTCCATGGCTAGCACAGTAGTGCTGTCTTTCTCCCTGGGAGGAATACTAGAGTCCAGCTATGAGCCTTCAAATGGGTTTTCATGAAAAAAGAACCATTTTTCCATTACTGAATGTCTCCTACAGCCTTTCTCCTTCAACATATGAAGGTAATAATATAGATGTACAACAGAATAATGCCTTGTCATGCCCTATGGCCTTCCCACCCCCTCTTCAGAGCAGGTCCAGAGTCCAGctctcagcccagctcctgagctgtTACCATTCATAAGGACTGgctctcttcttcctcttcacaAAGGCATTGGCAACTTCTTTTTTGATCTTGATGCCTGCCAAGAGAGAGCACGTCAGGTTAGAGATGCAGCACTGAAACGCAGACCAGTCTGTGGAACTGATCCTCACTCAGGGTCACCAAATGTTGAATTCGCAGGCAACTCCAGcatgggaagagatgagaatcttgactccatatttcagaaggctgatttattattttatgatatacattatGTTAAAAGagaattatatattaaaactgcagtaaagaatagaagaaaggatttcatcagaaggctagcaaggaaaaagaatggaaaagaatgataataaaatcttgtgactgtccggagagtccaagacagctggacCATGACTcgccattaattaaaaacaaccacatgagatcaatcaaagatgcacctgttgcattccacagcagcagataattattgtttacatttcatttctgaggcctctcggcttctcaggagaaaaatcctactaaaaggatttttcataaaatatgtccatTACACTAGTCCAACCTCTGAAAAGCAGAATCTGCTTTCTTCACAAGCAAATGACTTCCACAAACCATCCTAGTGGTCCATTCAtctctccccatcccactgtCCACTCAAAGCTCcctcctcactgcagccttCACATCTCCATGAAGCAAGGGCTTTTTCTGTCATAAACTCCACTTCCTTATCACACACCATAATCTGCATCTGCAGCAAATGTGCAGAAGGCATAAAATATGAATAAGAACAAAATTAGGAGAATGGCACCCTCTCTCCCTGGCCTAGTTAATTTTAGAGTTCTGACTTCCTTTCTGTGTCTGGACTCTGACTGAGAATGATGTGGGATACCAACCAGAAGACCTTAAAGCGCCTCCAATGAGCCATGAGCAACAGGCAGCCCACAGAAATACCAGTGCTCACATGTACAGAGTTCTGTGAAAGATGAAGAGTATAAAATAGTGACAGTAAACATCACTCAGTGAGAAATTCACCCAAGATGTGTAAAGATTCCAGCATTCAGAACCTGGAGAACATGAGAGATGTTTCAGCCATGAGAGCATTTGCCCCTGCTCTCCACTAACACATTATGTCTGCAGATTTCTTCTTTGCTGCCTTGATTTGTCATTGTGCCAACACCATGGTGCTGTGAAGGACCCCCACAAACACCAGGCACagccacttcccagccccagccagggctcagcGCAGCACAGCCTCACTCCATGGGATGGTCccacaacagcagcagaggcagcagcacaggcagcagcacaccAATACACATTTCAGCCTGGAAACTGCCAAATTGTTGCTGTCTCTGGGGGAAAAAGATTCTCAGATCTCTGCCTGTGGGGAGATGGTGGGGATTGTCCCTTCCCTCATCATCATGGAGTGTTTGGCTGTGTTTCTCTTTGGAGGTGAGAGGTACCCCATCTCAAGCAAACTGAGCTTTAGTCTGGATCAAAATACTGACTACACAGAAATTGCCAGTTAATGAATTGTCAGAAACTATCACCTTTCCCTGAATAGTCTttacatcttttttttctctttcccaatCTGTGTTTGTATTGGCTCACTGGAAAAATACCAGCTTTCATGCTTCTCAGCAGCAATGTTATCCTTTAAAGTGTGAGAAAGGAGAGATGTGAGAGAAcaaaaaggattttccatacAGATTTCTGCCAGGATCAGCTTGCTGCAGAAGTTGTGAACAACCCAAGGTGTGcaaatcccagcatcccaggtGACCTGACAGGAGGGACTCAGGAGCAGCCAAGGAAGCCCCCCCCTTTCAGGGTTTCCTTGTTGCTGGGTTTGGCAGGGATGTCACAACCCATTGATGtgggcagcctctgctctcacagcagcctggggatgAGCAGATGCTCTGGGCAGGTCTCTGAGGGCAGGTCAGAGCAGAGAGGCTCTGCCAACCACCTGCACACTGTGAGCAGTGCTGgccttgctgctgcagggacactggcTGCCCTCCTGTCACTGCTTACACGGGAGGGGCTCTGTTTGCTGCACGTGCtcctgcccctcagggactgCAGAGTTAGGGAGTGAAAGGGGAAGAGTTAGAGAGGGACTCAGCATGGTTCTTGTTCAGCCCTTGAACCTGTCAAAGGGGAGAAAGAAGGCAGATGCAGGAGAATGAAGCTGAGCATCAGGCAGAATGGTATACTCACTGTCAGCACTGAGAGATCCTGAGGGTTCTTTGGGATCTggaagacagacagacagacagaaaggaGTCTGCTTGTGAGTCCTTCTATGC
This region of Ammospiza caudacuta isolate bAmmCau1 chromosome 5, bAmmCau1.pri, whole genome shotgun sequence genomic DNA includes:
- the LOC131558086 gene encoding uncharacterized protein LOC131558086 isoform X1 — encoded protein: MRSLLALLILTLALAALCCCEKDPKEPSGSLSADSIKIKKEVANAFVKRKKRASPYEWYLEYYKSPMEQMHERCTDRGKVSAPLLGTLQTPQEKETVPGKERRKASGLASSVVSQPAGAPRLGLSHLLSFH
- the LOC131558086 gene encoding osteocalcin-like isoform X2, with the translated sequence MRSLLALLILTLALAALCCCEKDPKEPSGSLSADSIKIKKEVANAFVKRKKRASPYEWYLEYYKSPMEQMHERCENYPPCDYLSDQVGFALAYNRFFGRY